Proteins encoded in a region of the Sebastes fasciatus isolate fSebFas1 chromosome 9, fSebFas1.pri, whole genome shotgun sequence genome:
- the kif16bb gene encoding uncharacterized protein kif16bb isoform X1, with the protein MDSLRVAVRARPLNKREKHFSSKVIIRMRGNSTSIQKGSPVRGDELKDGRKTFSYDFAYDSTDRLSPTFISQEKIFHDLGSEVLKAAFEGFNACVFAYGQTGSGKSYTMMGHTEDKGLIPRICEGLFSEISRRGKSDAVSFRTEVSYLEIYNERVQDLLKKRATPADGGLKVREHPRHGPYVENLSKHFVHNYSDIEDLIVLGNANRTTASTGMNEFSSRSHAIFTINFTQAWFDEELPRETLSKIHLVDLAGSERADATRNTGTRLKEGANINKSLVTLGSVISALAELSVGGQLKKKRKQIFIPYRDSVLTWLLKDSLGGNSVTTMIATVSPADVNYGETLSTLRYASRAKNIVNTPTVNEDSSVKAIRELQEEVDRLRGLLEEANQVSRGEPSSSVKVEEELHQNEAKVQALTKEWTSKWGETQSILQEETVALRKEGSGVVLDCQLPHLIGINEDLLSTGVVLYYLKEGRTLIGSDEASCSQDIVLHGPGLLAEHCVLENRAGAVTLIPQDGALCSVNGSVVTDPCQLTQGAIIQLGRRTVLRFNHPTEAAQLREKLQSGLPSASTLPLTDVSKSTENLSKVMLQNEGGMEEKLNQQEMELQQVQESLNSRSQDIKRLSKENSGAPHQRRAEEKTTGAEMEETGIGQMDMLAAETADSKVPSSCLTSATAEKLMTTAMPVPHTSFELDGDTLQGGISTRDGQEQERDSCHKSGPGLMSEWLWRKAQSAAGVASYKGEEVWSGDASLQQTSVLGLCDGCGTKPEGNANKIKGIVADCYKERLGSSGSSLGSTSHLQSSRGSSSTPVLSQTSTPFQLDKNPLSSPAACSTPEETTFEGQFGCGEMDESGGLEEIPGVCVTETATATVHHSGLGSLVSRISWIFQDAGSLLWSAPTVLQQVREEGLQPVGARWSSHVISLVRESNVLSVVKDSQVFSMVKRTVVFSLFKNSHIYSMVKDLPLMQHIQMEITQNLQLEEAAQIIQGYINPDTTQALVLTPTQTFSKAEGFPDDVPLIPEDIWTRNKSIGDLRSPQEQDMADIHVKQGHKLITELLPVKHSEPEVTHAPKDKDQALENSRTVRNKVQVFRQTLIEFPDSLLYLQTLPLSDIMDTLQSIISTTVPTSQKIVALYWLNVAKCNQPEPRPALLILTETGLYTLTTDSGLLVLFHHLPLLQLKEVQIGFAGHSLRLIGTTEESILGVYTHSQQLTKELCRAILGVICPGDNRASQHPLLHGDLMKLSLDWQACVPDLLLDAGLRVCCHFQKSLADLVYLLHCNMDQETVTLGEMQLLLYTGVGVCISPSTHTKPLAQLLLTDTHLGLVQEDAVFHPTPRSVTIGPCRPQFNDLTLCQRSDVRCVLVHDEDKRGAVSLDVILANVRGRGHPESVTKAATPPAQASNSSPHAEVWKLTFSCSSEAACLINHLSNV; encoded by the exons ATGGATTCACTGCGAGTAGCGGTCCGAGCCCGTCCGTTGAACAAAAG AGAAAAGCATTTTTCATCGAAAGTGATAATTCGCATGAGGGGGAACTCTACATCTATTCAAAAG GGTTCACCTGTTCGAGGGGACGAGCTGAAGGACGGAAGGAAGACCTTTTCTTATGACTTTGCATATGATTCAACTGACAGATTAAGTCCCACATTTATATCCCAAGAGAAG ATTTTCCATGACTTGGGGTCTGAAGTCCTGAAAGCTGCATTTGAGGGTTTCAACGCCTGTGTGTTTGCCTATGGCCAAACCGGCTCAGGAAAATCCTACACCATGATGGGTCACACA GAAGATAAAGGTTTAATTCCACGGATCTGTGAAGGCTTGTTCTCCGAGATATCTCGTAGAGGGAAGAGCGACGCCGTGTCATTCCGTACAGAGGTCAG CTATTTGGAGATCTACAATGAACGTGTGCAGGATCTCCTCAAGAAGAGAGCTACACCTGCAGATGGAGGCTTGAAAGTGAGAGAGCACCCCAGGCATGGGCCCTATGTAGAGA ATCTGTCCAAGCACTTTGTACACAACTACAGTGACATAGAGGACCTGATCGTTCTCGGCAATGCCAACCGCACCACGGCCAGCACGGGCATGAATGAATTCAGCAGCCGCTCCCACGCCATCTTCACCATCAACTTCACCCAG GCGTGGTTTGATGAGGAGCTGCCACGTGAGACGTTGAGTAAGATCCACCTGGTGGACCTGGCAGGCAGCGAGAGAGCTGATGCCACGCGCAACACAGGGACCCGGCTGAAAGAAGGTGCCAACATCAACAAATCCCTGGTCACCCTGGGCAGTGTGATCTCCGCTCTGG CTGAACTCAGCGTGGGAGGACAGttaaagaaaaagaggaagcagATCTTCATTCCTTACAGAGACTCTGTGCTGACCTGGCTACTGAAAGACAGCCTGGGTGGAAACTCTGTGACTACTATGATAGCAA CCGTCTCACCTGCTGACGTGAACTACGGGGAGACCCTGAGCACGTTGCGCTACGCCAGCCGAGCTAAAAACATCGTGAACACTCCCACGGTGAACGAAGACAGCAGCGTGAAGGCGATCAGAGAGCTCCAGGAAGAGGTTGACAGGCTCAGAGGGCTACTGGAAGAAGCCAATCAG GTTTCCCGTGGGGAGCCTTCTTCCTCTGTGAAGGTAGAGGAGGAGCTGCATCAGAATGAGGCAAAG GTCCAAGCACTGACCAAGGAGTGGACCAGCAAATGGGGCGAGACTCAGAGCATTTTGCAG GAGGAGACTGTGGCTCTGAGGAAGGAGGGGAGTGGAGTGGTCCTGGACTGCCAGTTACCTCATCTGATAGGCATTAATGAAGACCTGCTCAGCACTGGAGTCGTCCTGTATTATTTGAAA GAGGGCAGAACTCTGATCGGGAGTGACGAAGCATCATGCAGTCAGGATATTG tgctTCATGGGCCTGGGCTCCTCGCTGAACATTGCGTGCTTGAGAACCGTGCTGGGGCCGTGACTCTGATCCCTCAGGATGGCGCACTGTGTTCAGTCAATGGCTCTGTGGTAACCGATCCCTGCCAGCTGACTCAGG GTGCCATCATACAGCTAGGAAGAAGAACCGTACTCCGGTTTAACCACCCGACTGAAGCTGCCCAGCTCAGGGAGAAACTCCAG AGCGGGCTGCCGTCTGCCTCCACCCTGCCCTTGACTGACGTGTCCAAATCTACTGAGAATCTGTCCAAGGTGATGCTGCAAAACGAAGG GGGGATGGAAGAGAAGCTCAATCAGCAGGAGATGGAATTGCAGCAGGTCCAAGAAAGCCTGAACAGTCGCAGCCAGGACATCAAAAGACTTTCAAAGGAAAACAGTGGGGCTCCCCATCAACGGAGAGCAGAAGAGAAGACAACGGGGGCAGAGATGGAAGAGACTGGCATTGG CCAGATGGATATGCTGGCTGCAGAGACAGCGGACTCCAAAGTGCCAAGCAGCTGTCTTACCTCTGCCACAGCGGAGAAACTCATGACTACA GCCATGCCTGTCCCTCACACTAGTTTTGAGTTGGATGGAGACACACTACAGGGTGGGATAAGCACCAGGGATGGCCAGGAGCAGGAGAGGGACTCGTGTCATAAATCAGGGCCAGGGCTCATGTCTGAGTGGCTGTGGAGGAAAGCTCAGAGTGCGGCTGGAGTTGCAAGTTATAAGGGAGAGGAGGTTTGGTCAGGGGATGCCAGCCTCCAGCAGACAAGTGTCCTGGGCCTGTGTGATGGATGTGGCACGAAGCCAGAGGGGAATGCTAACAAGATCAAAGGCATCGTGGCTGACTGCTACAAGGAGAGACTTGGCTCTAGTGGGAGCTCATTAGGCAGCACATCCcacctgcagagcagcagaggatcTAGCTCCACGCCTGTCCTCTCACAGACCAGCACTCCCTTTCAGCTCGACAAAAATCCCCTCAGCAGTCCGGCAGCCTGCTCCACACCTGAGGAAACTACCTTCGAGGGCCAGTTTGGCTGTGGAGAGATGGATGAATCTGGAGGTTTGGAGGAGATcccgggtgtgtgtgtgacagagactGCAACAGCCACAGTTCATCACTCAGGGCTGGGCTCTTTGGTCAGCAGAATTTCTTGGATTTTCCAAGATGCAGGGAGTCTCCTTTGGAGCGCTCCTACAGTACTGCAGCAAGTCAGGGAAGAAGGACTGCAGCCTGTTGGGGCCCGCTGGTCCAGCCATGTTATCTCTCTGGTCAGGGAAAGTAATGTTCTGTCTGTAGTGAAGGACAGCCAGGTCTTCTCCATGGTTAAAAGGACTGTAGTCTTCTCTCTGTTCAAGAATAGTCACATTTATTCCATGGTGAAAGATCTACCTCTCATGCAGCACATCCAGATGGAGATAACTCAAAACCTTCAGCTTGAGGAGGCAGCTCAGATAATTCAGGGCTACATTAATCCTGACACCACACAAGCCCTGGTCCTGACACCAACACAAACCTTTAGCAAGGCAGAAGGATTTCCAGATGACGTGCCGTTAATCCCAGAAGATATCTGGACAAGGAATAAGAGTATCGGGGATCTGCGGTCACCACAAGAGCAAGACATGGCTGATATTCATGTGAAACAAGGACACAAACTGATTACAGAGCTGTTGCCAGTGAAACACAGTGAGCCAGAGGTTACCCATGCACCAAAAGACAAAGATCAGGCATTGGAGAACTCGAGGACTGTGCGGAACAAAGTCCAAGTCTTTCGTCAAACGTTGATAGAATTTCCTGATTCCCTTTTGTACCTGCAAACTTTACCATTATCAGACATAATGGACACTTTACAGTCCATCATCTCCACCACAGTGCCAACCTCCCAGAAGATTGTAGCTCTCTATTGGCTGAATGTTGCCAAATGCAACCAACCTGAGCCCCGTCCTGCCCTCCTGATCCTGACGGAGACTGGCCTCTACACCCTGACCACTGACTCTGGGCTCCTGGTTTTGTTCCATCACCTCCCCTTGTTGCAGTTGAAGGAGGTGCAGATAGGCTTTGCAGGCCACAGTCTGCGTTTGATCGGCACTACAGAGGAGAGCATCCTGGGTGTCTACACCCACAGCCAGCAGCTTACCAAAGAGCTATGCAGGGCCATACTTGGTGTCATCTGCCCCGGGGACAACAGGGCCTCTCAGCACCCACTGCTCCATGGAGACTTGATGAAGTTGTCTTTAGACTGGCAGGCCTGTGTACCCGatctgctgctggatgctggttTACGGGTTTGCTGCCACTTTCAGAAAAGTCTCGCTGATCTGGTTTACCTTCTTCATTGTAACATGGATCAAGAAACGGTAACTCTGGGAGAGATGCAGCTGCTACTGTACACAGGTGTAGGGGTGTGCATCAGCCCCAGTACCCACACTAAGCCTCTGGCTCAGCTTTTACTCACTGATACCCACCTTGGCCTGGTGCAGGAGGATGCTGTCTTTCACCCGACTCCACGCTCTGTCACCATAGGGCCCTGCCGTCCACAATTCAATGacttaactctctgtcagcgcTCAGATGTGCGCTGCGTGCTGGTGCATGATGAAGACAAGCGCGGGGCTGTCAGTCTGGATGTAATCCTAGCAAATGTGAGGGGCAGGGGTCACCCTGAAAGCGTGACTAAGGCAGCTACTCCGCCTGCACAAGCTTCAAATTCATCTCCGCATGCAGAAGTGTGGAAATTAACTTTCAGTTGCTCCTCTGAGGCCGCCTGCCTGATTAATCACTTGTCAAATGTCTGA
- the kif16bb gene encoding uncharacterized protein kif16bb isoform X2 has product MDSLRVAVRARPLNKREKHFSSKVIIRMRGNSTSIQKGSPVRGDELKDGRKTFSYDFAYDSTDRLSPTFISQEKIFHDLGSEVLKAAFEGFNACVFAYGQTGSGKSYTMMGHTEDKGLIPRICEGLFSEISRRGKSDAVSFRTEVSYLEIYNERVQDLLKKRATPADGGLKVREHPRHGPYVENLSKHFVHNYSDIEDLIVLGNANRTTASTGMNEFSSRSHAIFTINFTQAWFDEELPRETLSKIHLVDLAGSERADATRNTGTRLKEAELSVGGQLKKKRKQIFIPYRDSVLTWLLKDSLGGNSVTTMIATVSPADVNYGETLSTLRYASRAKNIVNTPTVNEDSSVKAIRELQEEVDRLRGLLEEANQVSRGEPSSSVKVEEELHQNEAKVQALTKEWTSKWGETQSILQEETVALRKEGSGVVLDCQLPHLIGINEDLLSTGVVLYYLKEGRTLIGSDEASCSQDIVLHGPGLLAEHCVLENRAGAVTLIPQDGALCSVNGSVVTDPCQLTQGAIIQLGRRTVLRFNHPTEAAQLREKLQSGLPSASTLPLTDVSKSTENLSKVMLQNEGGMEEKLNQQEMELQQVQESLNSRSQDIKRLSKENSGAPHQRRAEEKTTGAEMEETGIGQMDMLAAETADSKVPSSCLTSATAEKLMTTAMPVPHTSFELDGDTLQGGISTRDGQEQERDSCHKSGPGLMSEWLWRKAQSAAGVASYKGEEVWSGDASLQQTSVLGLCDGCGTKPEGNANKIKGIVADCYKERLGSSGSSLGSTSHLQSSRGSSSTPVLSQTSTPFQLDKNPLSSPAACSTPEETTFEGQFGCGEMDESGGLEEIPGVCVTETATATVHHSGLGSLVSRISWIFQDAGSLLWSAPTVLQQVREEGLQPVGARWSSHVISLVRESNVLSVVKDSQVFSMVKRTVVFSLFKNSHIYSMVKDLPLMQHIQMEITQNLQLEEAAQIIQGYINPDTTQALVLTPTQTFSKAEGFPDDVPLIPEDIWTRNKSIGDLRSPQEQDMADIHVKQGHKLITELLPVKHSEPEVTHAPKDKDQALENSRTVRNKVQVFRQTLIEFPDSLLYLQTLPLSDIMDTLQSIISTTVPTSQKIVALYWLNVAKCNQPEPRPALLILTETGLYTLTTDSGLLVLFHHLPLLQLKEVQIGFAGHSLRLIGTTEESILGVYTHSQQLTKELCRAILGVICPGDNRASQHPLLHGDLMKLSLDWQACVPDLLLDAGLRVCCHFQKSLADLVYLLHCNMDQETVTLGEMQLLLYTGVGVCISPSTHTKPLAQLLLTDTHLGLVQEDAVFHPTPRSVTIGPCRPQFNDLTLCQRSDVRCVLVHDEDKRGAVSLDVILANVRGRGHPESVTKAATPPAQASNSSPHAEVWKLTFSCSSEAACLINHLSNV; this is encoded by the exons ATGGATTCACTGCGAGTAGCGGTCCGAGCCCGTCCGTTGAACAAAAG AGAAAAGCATTTTTCATCGAAAGTGATAATTCGCATGAGGGGGAACTCTACATCTATTCAAAAG GGTTCACCTGTTCGAGGGGACGAGCTGAAGGACGGAAGGAAGACCTTTTCTTATGACTTTGCATATGATTCAACTGACAGATTAAGTCCCACATTTATATCCCAAGAGAAG ATTTTCCATGACTTGGGGTCTGAAGTCCTGAAAGCTGCATTTGAGGGTTTCAACGCCTGTGTGTTTGCCTATGGCCAAACCGGCTCAGGAAAATCCTACACCATGATGGGTCACACA GAAGATAAAGGTTTAATTCCACGGATCTGTGAAGGCTTGTTCTCCGAGATATCTCGTAGAGGGAAGAGCGACGCCGTGTCATTCCGTACAGAGGTCAG CTATTTGGAGATCTACAATGAACGTGTGCAGGATCTCCTCAAGAAGAGAGCTACACCTGCAGATGGAGGCTTGAAAGTGAGAGAGCACCCCAGGCATGGGCCCTATGTAGAGA ATCTGTCCAAGCACTTTGTACACAACTACAGTGACATAGAGGACCTGATCGTTCTCGGCAATGCCAACCGCACCACGGCCAGCACGGGCATGAATGAATTCAGCAGCCGCTCCCACGCCATCTTCACCATCAACTTCACCCAG GCGTGGTTTGATGAGGAGCTGCCACGTGAGACGTTGAGTAAGATCCACCTGGTGGACCTGGCAGGCAGCGAGAGAGCTGATGCCACGCGCAACACAGGGACCCGGCTGAAAGAAG CTGAACTCAGCGTGGGAGGACAGttaaagaaaaagaggaagcagATCTTCATTCCTTACAGAGACTCTGTGCTGACCTGGCTACTGAAAGACAGCCTGGGTGGAAACTCTGTGACTACTATGATAGCAA CCGTCTCACCTGCTGACGTGAACTACGGGGAGACCCTGAGCACGTTGCGCTACGCCAGCCGAGCTAAAAACATCGTGAACACTCCCACGGTGAACGAAGACAGCAGCGTGAAGGCGATCAGAGAGCTCCAGGAAGAGGTTGACAGGCTCAGAGGGCTACTGGAAGAAGCCAATCAG GTTTCCCGTGGGGAGCCTTCTTCCTCTGTGAAGGTAGAGGAGGAGCTGCATCAGAATGAGGCAAAG GTCCAAGCACTGACCAAGGAGTGGACCAGCAAATGGGGCGAGACTCAGAGCATTTTGCAG GAGGAGACTGTGGCTCTGAGGAAGGAGGGGAGTGGAGTGGTCCTGGACTGCCAGTTACCTCATCTGATAGGCATTAATGAAGACCTGCTCAGCACTGGAGTCGTCCTGTATTATTTGAAA GAGGGCAGAACTCTGATCGGGAGTGACGAAGCATCATGCAGTCAGGATATTG tgctTCATGGGCCTGGGCTCCTCGCTGAACATTGCGTGCTTGAGAACCGTGCTGGGGCCGTGACTCTGATCCCTCAGGATGGCGCACTGTGTTCAGTCAATGGCTCTGTGGTAACCGATCCCTGCCAGCTGACTCAGG GTGCCATCATACAGCTAGGAAGAAGAACCGTACTCCGGTTTAACCACCCGACTGAAGCTGCCCAGCTCAGGGAGAAACTCCAG AGCGGGCTGCCGTCTGCCTCCACCCTGCCCTTGACTGACGTGTCCAAATCTACTGAGAATCTGTCCAAGGTGATGCTGCAAAACGAAGG GGGGATGGAAGAGAAGCTCAATCAGCAGGAGATGGAATTGCAGCAGGTCCAAGAAAGCCTGAACAGTCGCAGCCAGGACATCAAAAGACTTTCAAAGGAAAACAGTGGGGCTCCCCATCAACGGAGAGCAGAAGAGAAGACAACGGGGGCAGAGATGGAAGAGACTGGCATTGG CCAGATGGATATGCTGGCTGCAGAGACAGCGGACTCCAAAGTGCCAAGCAGCTGTCTTACCTCTGCCACAGCGGAGAAACTCATGACTACA GCCATGCCTGTCCCTCACACTAGTTTTGAGTTGGATGGAGACACACTACAGGGTGGGATAAGCACCAGGGATGGCCAGGAGCAGGAGAGGGACTCGTGTCATAAATCAGGGCCAGGGCTCATGTCTGAGTGGCTGTGGAGGAAAGCTCAGAGTGCGGCTGGAGTTGCAAGTTATAAGGGAGAGGAGGTTTGGTCAGGGGATGCCAGCCTCCAGCAGACAAGTGTCCTGGGCCTGTGTGATGGATGTGGCACGAAGCCAGAGGGGAATGCTAACAAGATCAAAGGCATCGTGGCTGACTGCTACAAGGAGAGACTTGGCTCTAGTGGGAGCTCATTAGGCAGCACATCCcacctgcagagcagcagaggatcTAGCTCCACGCCTGTCCTCTCACAGACCAGCACTCCCTTTCAGCTCGACAAAAATCCCCTCAGCAGTCCGGCAGCCTGCTCCACACCTGAGGAAACTACCTTCGAGGGCCAGTTTGGCTGTGGAGAGATGGATGAATCTGGAGGTTTGGAGGAGATcccgggtgtgtgtgtgacagagactGCAACAGCCACAGTTCATCACTCAGGGCTGGGCTCTTTGGTCAGCAGAATTTCTTGGATTTTCCAAGATGCAGGGAGTCTCCTTTGGAGCGCTCCTACAGTACTGCAGCAAGTCAGGGAAGAAGGACTGCAGCCTGTTGGGGCCCGCTGGTCCAGCCATGTTATCTCTCTGGTCAGGGAAAGTAATGTTCTGTCTGTAGTGAAGGACAGCCAGGTCTTCTCCATGGTTAAAAGGACTGTAGTCTTCTCTCTGTTCAAGAATAGTCACATTTATTCCATGGTGAAAGATCTACCTCTCATGCAGCACATCCAGATGGAGATAACTCAAAACCTTCAGCTTGAGGAGGCAGCTCAGATAATTCAGGGCTACATTAATCCTGACACCACACAAGCCCTGGTCCTGACACCAACACAAACCTTTAGCAAGGCAGAAGGATTTCCAGATGACGTGCCGTTAATCCCAGAAGATATCTGGACAAGGAATAAGAGTATCGGGGATCTGCGGTCACCACAAGAGCAAGACATGGCTGATATTCATGTGAAACAAGGACACAAACTGATTACAGAGCTGTTGCCAGTGAAACACAGTGAGCCAGAGGTTACCCATGCACCAAAAGACAAAGATCAGGCATTGGAGAACTCGAGGACTGTGCGGAACAAAGTCCAAGTCTTTCGTCAAACGTTGATAGAATTTCCTGATTCCCTTTTGTACCTGCAAACTTTACCATTATCAGACATAATGGACACTTTACAGTCCATCATCTCCACCACAGTGCCAACCTCCCAGAAGATTGTAGCTCTCTATTGGCTGAATGTTGCCAAATGCAACCAACCTGAGCCCCGTCCTGCCCTCCTGATCCTGACGGAGACTGGCCTCTACACCCTGACCACTGACTCTGGGCTCCTGGTTTTGTTCCATCACCTCCCCTTGTTGCAGTTGAAGGAGGTGCAGATAGGCTTTGCAGGCCACAGTCTGCGTTTGATCGGCACTACAGAGGAGAGCATCCTGGGTGTCTACACCCACAGCCAGCAGCTTACCAAAGAGCTATGCAGGGCCATACTTGGTGTCATCTGCCCCGGGGACAACAGGGCCTCTCAGCACCCACTGCTCCATGGAGACTTGATGAAGTTGTCTTTAGACTGGCAGGCCTGTGTACCCGatctgctgctggatgctggttTACGGGTTTGCTGCCACTTTCAGAAAAGTCTCGCTGATCTGGTTTACCTTCTTCATTGTAACATGGATCAAGAAACGGTAACTCTGGGAGAGATGCAGCTGCTACTGTACACAGGTGTAGGGGTGTGCATCAGCCCCAGTACCCACACTAAGCCTCTGGCTCAGCTTTTACTCACTGATACCCACCTTGGCCTGGTGCAGGAGGATGCTGTCTTTCACCCGACTCCACGCTCTGTCACCATAGGGCCCTGCCGTCCACAATTCAATGacttaactctctgtcagcgcTCAGATGTGCGCTGCGTGCTGGTGCATGATGAAGACAAGCGCGGGGCTGTCAGTCTGGATGTAATCCTAGCAAATGTGAGGGGCAGGGGTCACCCTGAAAGCGTGACTAAGGCAGCTACTCCGCCTGCACAAGCTTCAAATTCATCTCCGCATGCAGAAGTGTGGAAATTAACTTTCAGTTGCTCCTCTGAGGCCGCCTGCCTGATTAATCACTTGTCAAATGTCTGA